Sequence from the Candidatus Neomarinimicrobiota bacterium genome:
CCCTCAAGCCTGATTTTCTATCTGGGGGTCGGCAAAACATTGTCGCCCCTGGCACACCACACCCTGTTTTTCGATACCGAATTCGACCCCCATGCCGCCGCCCTCTACGACGAACCCCGGTGGCCGGAGAGACCCCAGTTCTACATCTCGTGTACCAGCAAAACGGATCCAACGGTGGCTCCGCCGGGCATGGAGACCCTGTTTATCCTTATCCCTGTCGCCCCGGGCCTCGAAGACAACGAGGAAATCCGGGAGCACTACTATCGGCAGGTTATGGACCGTCTGGAGCAAATCACGGGAGACGCCATCCGCGACCGGATCGTCTTTAAGGCATCCTATGCCCACAAAGATTTCAAGCGCGACTATCACGCCTATAAAGGCAATGCCTATGGCCTGGCCAATACCCTGCGCCAGACCGCGTTTTTACGACCCAAGGCCAGAAGCCGCCGCATCAGAAATCTTTATTACGCCGGCCAGCTCACCGTACCCGGACCCGGTATGCCACCCGCACTTATTTCAGGAAAGATCGCGGCAGAACTCGCAATGGAGGAGCTAGGACATGAATAATCTTGAACGCTACGAAAAGATGGCTCTGGAGACCAGCAGGAACACAACCAGGATTTACAGTACTTCGTTCTCCCTGGCTACGCGCCTGCTGGGATCTTCAACCAGAAAAGCGATCTACGCCATCTACGGCCTGGTGCGACTGGCTGACGAGATCGTGGATACCATGCATGACCAGGACAAGGAAGCGCTCCTGGATGAGCTGCAGGAGGATACCTTCCGTGCAATTCAACGGGGATTCAGCCTGAATCCGATCCTTCACAGCTTTCAGGGTACCGAGCGCCGGTTCCATATCCGACCGGAACTGATCACCGCCTTTTTCGACAGCATGCGGATGGACCTGGACCTGAAACGGCACAATCCAGCATCCTATCCCAAATACATCTACGGTTCCGCTGAAGTAGTGGGTCTCATGTGCCTGTATGTCTTTGTGAGAGGGGATGAAGCCCAGATCATGAAAATGGAGAGTCACGCCCGGAGCCTGGGCGCGGCCTTCCAGAAAGTCAATTTTCTGCGCGATCTGAAAGAAGATTACTTCGAGAAAGGTCGGCTCTATTTTCCCACCCTGATAGATTCCCGCTACTTCGACCTGGCCACTAAGAGAGAGATCGAAGCGGAGATCGAGGGCGACTTTCAGCATGCCCTGGAAGGCATCAAGCAACTGCCATTTTCGGCCCGCTTGGGCGTGTATGTTGCCTATCGATACTACCAGACCCTGCTCAGGGTGCTGAAGCGCACTCAGCCCCATATTCTTTTCAACCAACGTATTCGCATCAGCAACTTGCGCAAGGTGGGATTGTTGCCCATGACCCTGCTCCGCGTGGCCCTCAATCAGATATGAGTGCCAGAATCATCCTTTCAGTCGCGGTCTTTTTTTCGCTTCTCCCGGCCCAGTCTTATCCGGTGGACTTTCTGAGACAAGCCTACCTGCACTCCCTGGATGATGCGGAGTACGCCCGGCAGTGGTACGATGAATTAGTCGCGTCCCGGCAGAGCCTTACCGATGCCCTGACCCTGGGTTATCTGGGTGCCCAGCAGGCGGTGCTGGCCAAACACGACCCTCGCCCCTGGCGGAAACTGCACTACCTGCACCAGGCGGAAACGACGATGGACCACGCCCTGGCCCTGGAACCCGGTCACCCGGAGATACATTTTCTGCGTTTTAGCTATCAGCACAACGTCCCCGGCTTTCTGGGCTTTAATGATGAGCTGGAGCAGGACCGGCTATGGCTGGTCAATTATCTCGCGTCACCGTCGGACGGTCTGAGCGAACCGGAAGTGGCCGGTGATATGGTCGCCTTCCTGATTGCTTCGGGCCGGTGCACACATCAGGAAATCCAACGTCTGCAGTCGGCGATTCCTTGAATTACACATACCTGCTCCTCAATCTCGGCAGCCTCAGCGTGCCGCTCCTGTTTTCCTTCCATCCTCGGATCATGTTCGTGCGGCAGTGGCGCGCAGCCCTCTCCGCCATCCTCATCACCGCCATCCCCTTCCTGCTGTGGGATATCGGCTTCACCTGCCTCGGTGCCTGGACGTTCAACCCGGGGTTCACCTTCGGCACGGACCTGCTCGGCCTCCCCCTGGAGGAGGTGCTCTTCTTTTTCTGCATCCCTTACGCGAACCTGTTCATCTATGCCGTTGTGCAACAGTACCTGCCGGTCCGAACTCACCTGCGACCCATACGGGCGCTCTTTGGAGCCATAGCCCTGGGATGGATCGGCATCGGGCTCTTCGCATCTGGCCTCTACAGCACCGTGATCGGTCTGCTGGGTGGTCTCTTAATCCTCATCGCTATCGCGAAGATGAAGCATTTTGAAAGCTTCGTGCTTGCATATCTGATCCACCTGGTCCCCTTTATCATAGTCAACGGACTGCTGACCTCCCTACCTGTGGTGACCTACTCCAGCCAGGCTATCCTGAATATTCGTCTTGGAACCATCCCGGTTGAGGACCTGCTCTACAGCTGGATTCTTTTCCAGATCATCGTGATGCTCTATGAATACCTCAAGGATGGCTTGCAAGCCCGGCGACTGCTGCGGTCGCACTCGGAGTAGCCGTATTGCGGATGGGCCATTACCGAATTATTAACATTATCGCTGAACCAAAATCCTGGTAGAACATCCAACTGCTCATTTCAGCGAGGCCATAAGTTTGGCGCTTTGCCAGGGATGAACTTCCCCGGCCGTGACGGCTGCAGCTGACCATTTTTGACCACCCATTCCCCGCGCCGAAAGACGTGTTCCGGGAAAATGGCCGAGAAGCCAGCATAGGCATTCCAGTCGGCTATAGAGACGAGATCAGGGAGCCAATCGCGGGACGAGCTCGTCGGATCGACCACGACCAGATCGGCATCCGAGGCTTCCGCCAAAGAGCCTTTCCCGGGCGCCAAACCAAAGATCTCAGCGGGATTAGAACCCAGGAGACGAACGAGCAGAGATAGGTCTAATCCGCGTTCAAGAAACTGCGAGAGCAGTACCGGGAACATGGTTTCCACCCCGCCCATGCCATTGGGTATATCCTGGAACGGTATATTCTGCTGTTTGTCGGCTAACATGAACGGACAGTGATCGGTGCCGATTGTCCGGACAGCGCCTGTTTCCAGTCCTTGCCATAGAGCATTCAGGTCTTCGATTTTCCTAAGCGGGGGTGATGTTACGAACATGCGGCCGTCTTCCCGATGATAGACCTCCTCATCGAGTAAGAGATACTGCGGACAGGTTTCCACCAGTAATCCCTCAAACCGGCGCGCACACTCGAGACCCCGGGCCGAGGACAGATGAACGATGTATATCGGGCAGCGAATCTCGTCGGCAATCCGGCCAAGTTGTTCGATGGCCCGGACTTCCGCTTCATCCGGCCGGCTTAAGGCATGGTAGATCGGTTCAGCTGTCCGTTTGCTGAACAGCGGCCTGGCAGCATTACGGAGGACATCATTATCCTCGGCGTGAACCATAAGTAGACCGCCTTCGTCAGCAAGGACCTGCGCAATGCTCCGGATTTGCTCGTAGGTCAGGTACATCCCCGCTTCTTCATAAGTAGTGAATACCTTGTAGCTGAGTATACCCTGAGAGATCAGATCAGGCAGTTCTGAAATCAGTTGCTCGTCGAAGCGAGTGATATTGCAGTGGAGAGCATAGTCGGTGAGGGCTTCCCTGGCGTTCGCATGTCGATCCAGAACACTCTCGTGCAGGGTTTGGTCGTCATTTAAGACGGTAAAATCGATGATTGTCGTTACTCCCCCATGAAGGGCAGCCCGGCTTCCCGTCAAAAAATCATCCAGAGAAAATCCATCCTTGATAGGGACACCCATATGGGTATGGGCATCGATAAGGCCGGGAAAGATCAGGCGGTCGCGGCAGTCGAGGACGATGGTGCTTTCATCGGCAGGGAGGTTCGGTCCCAGGCGGGAAATCCGCTCCCCGATGATCAGGATATCCTCATCAGCTACCCGGTCCGGGTGGATGACCTTTCCGTTCCGTAAGAGTATCCGGTTCATATGAGAGCCATGTATCCGTGGGCGATATGCCGGCTCAACCGGTTTGACCACTGCCAGCTGCGATTCGCATGGTCTGAATGATTTGGGCAATAATGCTGACAGCGATTTCGGGGACGGTTTCGGACGCAATCTCAAGCCCCACGGGAGCATGGACGGTGTCAATTAGCTCCTGTGAATAGCCTTCTTCCTTCAACACTTTGGAGAATACGCTCCATTTACGCTCGCTGCTCAACAGACCCAGGTACCTGATTTCCATGGTTAATAGCATTTTCAGCAATTCCAGGTCATTACGGTGCCCACGCGTCATGACCACCACAAAATCGTGTGAAGATATTTCGGCGCCTTCCAGCACATCCGCAAATGACTTCACCACGATCCGCTTGGCATGTGGAAAGTACTCCCGGTTGGCGAGGTCTTCGCGGTCATCATAAACGATCACGTCACAGTCTATGAGATGTGCGAACTGCGCTACAGCCCGCCCTACGTGTCCGGCGCCAAAGATATGGAGGACGGGAAATGGTCGAATCAGCTGAATGAGATAGAAACCCTCAGGTTTGCTGAGAGTACAGGATTCACCCAGCCGCCATACTTGTTCCACGGATTCCTTCAATGTTTCAGGATAATCATGCGCAGCACTTTCTGAACGTGTTACATATCTTCGCACTTGAAGGATTTCGTTACCTGCTACTTCAGTTATCACAATGATCCCGGGTTCGCGAAGATTTTCCAGGTCCACGGCTGCCCACAAGTCTCTCACTGAGGGAGTATAGGGCTCGATGAGAACTCGAGTACTTCCCCCACAAATCCCCCCTTCCTGATCAGGATCATCATTGGTGAGCTCGAAACCCTCAAATCTCGGTTGTTCATCCTTCAGTACATCACCGGCGGTCTCGATAACCGAATGTTCAAGTGCACCACCACCCACTGTTCCGACAGGTCGCCCATGCTCGGGAATCAGCATAACCGGATAGTCTTTTCTGGGCACGGACCCACGGTGCTCCAATTGGGAGCATAAAGCGGCTTTCTGCGAGAAATCGAAGTCGCACAAGTACCGATAGATATACTTCTCCACAGTTTTACCGTTTAGTTACCCGCTAGAACCTGCTGACCATGGTCTGCGTTGCGATTCAGCATGATGAGTATCGCTTCCAGTACACCGCGGCCGACTGAGCGGGCTTTATCCGAAATTGAGAGGTGATCAACGATGCTGCCGCGTGGATCGATGTCGGCAATCTTGAGCCCGGGGCTGGCAGGTACTCTCGGTGAGATCAGACCGCGCACCAGACCCTGGAGGGGCGCACGGATCTCATACTTTCCTGCCAGTCGTCCCATAAGCGCGCCCACACTCACCACATCTCCGATATCCACGACCCACTCGATCGACCCACTCTGCGGAGCCCGGATTACGCGGCGGTAACTTTCACCACCTACCTCACCGGGAATGCCGGTGTTGGCCCGGGCAGGACCCTTCCAGATGATTCGGCCGAGGTCGTGTCCCCGCAGGGTTTCAATGACCGCGTGGCAATCACGCCCCGCGTGAAATCCAGGCCCCAGACCGACTGTAATAGGCGCCAGCGGCAGCAAACTTCTCTCGTGCCGCTTCAGCATGCGGGCATCTACCATGATATCCGGATGGAGCGCACCAATGCTTTCGAGATCATCCTCGATGAGTGCAATCTTATTCTGTGAGAGCACATTCGGCACGTCACTGAACGCGCATTGCAGGGCCTGGATGCCTTCCAGTTCCGCAGTACCTCGAATCATCGCCTCGCTGAAGCTCACCGTGCGGCGGATCGCGAGAGGTACCGCCAAATCACTCAGCACGACGCGGAAACCGACGCTATGCAGACAGTGTGCCGTGGCACTAGCCAGCTCGCCAGCCCCACGGACCCAGACGGTCATATCTCTTATTGCACTACCAGACAAGTGTCTATCCTACAGAAATATAGATGATCGTCAGCTGGCAGGCAACTGCTGCCCGAATACGACTCGTCGCGTTATAAGGAGCCGGGTAGTACTTATCAAGATCTAGCCTCGTGCCCAATCGGGACATCACCTTCAGACTAACAGATGCGGATTCATTCTATCCGATAGCAAATCCCGGCCTGCAAGCTGCCGGTGTACGTGCGGGCTCCGGATAAATCCCTAATCGCCGTAGCTATCTGTTCTGCCTCCCGGGGGTGCGTATCCACTTTATTCACGTAGTAGATGCGTTCGGTATCCTCAGGCAGTTTGCTGCCATAGCCATGGGGGCTGGTGACTACTTGTGCGATGAAACCCGCGTCGAGAACGGTACGCTCGTCAATTCCCCAGAGGCTCTGAAAAACCTCGGGCCGATGGATGTGACCTTGTGCCGGCGACGTATTGGCTACGTCTGCCCCTACGACAATGATGACATGGGTGGCAAACGGGGGAACATGAGGATCGCTGTCAATATGAGCTTTCAATGAGCGACCGCGGGCACCATCGCATTCGAATAGACAGACGTCCGCCTGGGATCTCACTGCATCCAATTCCGCCACTGATATACCCGCCAGCTTGGCCGGACCTTCACGATATCCCATCAGAAACAGAGGATTCGCCGTTTGAAACAGCAAAGGCAAATCCAGATTGGCAGTCTCTAACGCGAGAACGGTATGCAGACCGGCTGGATATTCTGAGCGTGTCAAGGAAGTCAGAAGAACCCGGGAATAACGCTTACTCAGCTCCACGCCCATCCGAAAGAGGAGCGATGTCTTCCCGCCGGCACCCATGATCGCAACACAATATCCGCGATCCTTAGAACGGCCCAAGAACATACTTGAAAAGTCTGCGCTTTCCATCCTATGCGATGTGGTTTGAATCAATATTCAACTTATCAACTTCAGGGAAATTACCTTCAATACGGAGCGTCTCGAAGCGGAACTGCGCCGTGCCTTACAATCGCCCCATACTCAGCTCTCTGGCAGAGATTCTAACTTGAGAACCTAGCAGTGGGTATGATTCCTGAGCAACCATTTCATTGAGTATTTGCTAATGGTTAAATTACCCTTCAGCAACACTTTTCAGTGCTTCGTCGATGATCGCAGGGCAGAATCGAGGTTGGCAGCATAGTCATTGAGTTCAGCAGCATCGGTTGAAATCCCATCGGACCTCCGAAACTGAAGCTGGCAGCCTCCCGGCCCTAACTGCAAATCCCAATTGAATGGATAAACAGTATCAATACATAGGTCGAGCGTTCCCCAGCATCGACGCCGGGGCCA
This genomic interval carries:
- a CDS encoding phytoene desaturase family protein translates to PSSLIFYLGVGKTLSPLAHHTLFFDTEFDPHAAALYDEPRWPERPQFYISCTSKTDPTVAPPGMETLFILIPVAPGLEDNEEIREHYYRQVMDRLEQITGDAIRDRIVFKASYAHKDFKRDYHAYKGNAYGLANTLRQTAFLRPKARSRRIRNLYYAGQLTVPGPGMPPALISGKIAAELAMEELGHE
- a CDS encoding phytoene/squalene synthase family protein, translated to MNNLERYEKMALETSRNTTRIYSTSFSLATRLLGSSTRKAIYAIYGLVRLADEIVDTMHDQDKEALLDELQEDTFRAIQRGFSLNPILHSFQGTERRFHIRPELITAFFDSMRMDLDLKRHNPASYPKYIYGSAEVVGLMCLYVFVRGDEAQIMKMESHARSLGAAFQKVNFLRDLKEDYFEKGRLYFPTLIDSRYFDLATKREIEAEIEGDFQHALEGIKQLPFSARLGVYVAYRYYQTLLRVLKRTQPHILFNQRIRISNLRKVGLLPMTLLRVALNQI
- a CDS encoding lycopene cyclase domain-containing protein, which gives rise to MNYTYLLLNLGSLSVPLLFSFHPRIMFVRQWRAALSAILITAIPFLLWDIGFTCLGAWTFNPGFTFGTDLLGLPLEEVLFFFCIPYANLFIYAVVQQYLPVRTHLRPIRALFGAIALGWIGIGLFASGLYSTVIGLLGGLLILIAIAKMKHFESFVLAYLIHLVPFIIVNGLLTSLPVVTYSSQAILNIRLGTIPVEDLLYSWILFQIIVMLYEYLKDGLQARRLLRSHSE
- a CDS encoding amidohydrolase family protein, translating into MNRILLRNGKVIHPDRVADEDILIIGERISRLGPNLPADESTIVLDCRDRLIFPGLIDAHTHMGVPIKDGFSLDDFLTGSRAALHGGVTTIIDFTVLNDDQTLHESVLDRHANAREALTDYALHCNITRFDEQLISELPDLISQGILSYKVFTTYEEAGMYLTYEQIRSIAQVLADEGGLLMVHAEDNDVLRNAARPLFSKRTAEPIYHALSRPDEAEVRAIEQLGRIADEIRCPIYIVHLSSARGLECARRFEGLLVETCPQYLLLDEEVYHREDGRMFVTSPPLRKIEDLNALWQGLETGAVRTIGTDHCPFMLADKQQNIPFQDIPNGMGGVETMFPVLLSQFLERGLDLSLLVRLLGSNPAEIFGLAPGKGSLAEASDADLVVVDPTSSSRDWLPDLVSIADWNAYAGFSAIFPEHVFRRGEWVVKNGQLQPSRPGKFIPGKAPNLWPR
- a CDS encoding XdhC family protein; the protein is MEKYIYRYLCDFDFSQKAALCSQLEHRGSVPRKDYPVMLIPEHGRPVGTVGGGALEHSVIETAGDVLKDEQPRFEGFELTNDDPDQEGGICGGSTRVLIEPYTPSVRDLWAAVDLENLREPGIIVITEVAGNEILQVRRYVTRSESAAHDYPETLKESVEQVWRLGESCTLSKPEGFYLIQLIRPFPVLHIFGAGHVGRAVAQFAHLIDCDVIVYDDREDLANREYFPHAKRIVVKSFADVLEGAEISSHDFVVVMTRGHRNDLELLKMLLTMEIRYLGLLSSERKWSVFSKVLKEEGYSQELIDTVHAPVGLEIASETVPEIAVSIIAQIIQTMRIAAGSGQTG
- the yqeB gene encoding selenium-dependent molybdenum cofactor biosynthesis protein YqeB encodes the protein MSGSAIRDMTVWVRGAGELASATAHCLHSVGFRVVLSDLAVPLAIRRTVSFSEAMIRGTAELEGIQALQCAFSDVPNVLSQNKIALIEDDLESIGALHPDIMVDARMLKRHERSLLPLAPITVGLGPGFHAGRDCHAVIETLRGHDLGRIIWKGPARANTGIPGEVGGESYRRVIRAPQSGSIEWVVDIGDVVSVGALMGRLAGKYEIRAPLQGLVRGLISPRVPASPGLKIADIDPRGSIVDHLSISDKARSVGRGVLEAILIMLNRNADHGQQVLAGN
- the yqeC gene encoding selenium cofactor biosynthesis protein YqeC, which encodes MGRSKDRGYCVAIMGAGGKTSLLFRMGVELSKRYSRVLLTSLTRSEYPAGLHTVLALETANLDLPLLFQTANPLFLMGYREGPAKLAGISVAELDAVRSQADVCLFECDGARGRSLKAHIDSDPHVPPFATHVIIVVGADVANTSPAQGHIHRPEVFQSLWGIDERTVLDAGFIAQVVTSPHGYGSKLPEDTERIYYVNKVDTHPREAEQIATAIRDLSGARTYTGSLQAGICYRIE